Proteins from a genomic interval of uncultured Desulfuromusa sp.:
- a CDS encoding GntR family transcriptional regulator, which produces MDALELPISKNHANKEEWLENLLLKKIQANTWAIGDRLPTERTLAAELKVSRNTLRVALRRIESKGLIISKRGSGYYLQSTQLMNNSGHHANEESYERIMSRFEAAYLFLPGVISIAAVNISDSALAELEGCTVNLSRAIFSHDIGQFKEQARYFFQIIAASTENQIIEEVVSSFCASSSLMFPGFFSFEETQQKKLFADYVLIFNAIKNKNIQESINATKMKIINTCVAFSDLKKIPIPQTVEAARRELA; this is translated from the coding sequence ATGGACGCATTGGAACTACCAATAAGCAAAAATCATGCAAACAAAGAAGAATGGCTTGAAAACCTGCTCTTGAAAAAAATTCAGGCAAACACCTGGGCCATCGGTGATCGTCTGCCAACGGAACGGACGCTGGCAGCTGAATTGAAGGTTAGTAGAAACACCTTGAGAGTTGCGCTGAGGCGAATCGAGTCAAAAGGGTTAATCATCTCGAAACGAGGCAGCGGCTATTATCTGCAATCCACACAGCTGATGAACAATTCCGGGCACCATGCGAACGAAGAATCCTATGAAAGAATTATGTCCCGATTTGAGGCAGCCTACCTTTTTCTCCCCGGAGTTATTTCTATTGCTGCTGTCAACATATCCGACTCCGCCCTCGCAGAGCTTGAAGGTTGTACTGTCAATCTCAGTCGCGCCATCTTCAGCCACGATATCGGTCAATTCAAAGAACAGGCACGATATTTTTTCCAGATTATTGCGGCAAGCACTGAAAACCAGATCATTGAAGAAGTTGTTTCATCTTTCTGTGCCAGTTCTTCTTTGATGTTTCCCGGTTTTTTTTCCTTTGAAGAAACACAGCAAAAAAAACTCTTTGCGGATTACGTCCTGATATTCAACGCCATAAAAAATAAAAATATTCAGGAGTCCATAAACGCCACCAAGATGAAAATCATTAACACCTGTGTTGCTTTTTCTGATCTCAAAAAAATTCCTATTCCACAAACAGTTGAAGCTGCCAGACGAGAACTTGCGTGA